One Bacillus sp. 1780r2a1 DNA segment encodes these proteins:
- a CDS encoding flagellar protein FlgN, protein MNSGKLNEILTKQIALHKSLLALTDQKTAIIISQDIKNLTHVLKDEQTHVAAIEALEKQRMLLMGNIEQIDQAITLQPLQSQLIELIESIQKKNELNQQLLTQSLQLINLELDLLTSSQQVDSYNYTKVENDVPPLTPASTFQSKA, encoded by the coding sequence TTGAATAGCGGCAAACTGAATGAAATTTTAACAAAGCAAATTGCATTGCATAAGAGCTTATTAGCTTTAACAGACCAGAAGACGGCAATTATTATTAGCCAAGATATCAAAAATTTAACCCATGTGCTTAAAGATGAGCAAACACATGTTGCGGCGATAGAAGCATTGGAAAAACAGCGTATGTTGCTCATGGGAAATATCGAACAGATCGATCAAGCCATTACCCTTCAACCACTTCAAAGCCAGCTCATTGAACTTATTGAAAGCATTCAGAAAAAAAATGAGTTAAATCAACAACTGCTAACACAATCTCTGCAGCTCATTAATCTTGAGCTTGACTTATTAACCTCATCTCAACAAGTAGATTCATATAATTATACAAAAGTAGAAAACGATGTACCACCACTTACACCAGCATCTACCTTTCAGTCAAAAGCGTAG
- the flgM gene encoding flagellar biosynthesis anti-sigma factor FlgM encodes MKINSTHSSRINPYQKAAEKMEKAQQTGKRDGVQISKEAKELQQMSTKATEHSAKVEQLKQQIENGTYKVNAEEVAKGLINFYKK; translated from the coding sequence ATGAAGATAAATTCAACTCATTCTAGCAGAATAAATCCATATCAAAAGGCAGCTGAAAAAATGGAAAAAGCTCAGCAAACAGGAAAACGAGATGGTGTACAAATTTCAAAAGAAGCGAAAGAGCTTCAGCAAATGAGTACGAAAGCGACAGAGCATTCAGCAAAGGTTGAACAGCTAAAGCAGCAGATTGAAAATGGAACATATAAAGTTAACGCAGAAGAAGTGGCAAAAGGGCTTATCAACTTTTATAAAAAGTAA
- the flgK gene encoding flagellar hook-associated protein FlgK, producing the protein MISTFHGLQVAKRGMNAQQSALYTVGQNIANANTPGYTRQRVTFEASTPYPTPGMNRPGVTGQLGTGVDAKTIERVRDQFLDVQYRGETVKVGYWDAKSAAIDKMEEILNEPSEDGLSATFDQFFEALQDVAANPSNAGARSVARERANAIADTFTYLSTSLEVIQGDLQSEIDVTVTQMNSVLEQINNVNKQINDIEAHGYLPNDLYDERDRLLDELSQFVEFDVQYNQTSGNSLLVAEGTVTVTMQTANGPVTLVNGQTRQAAAFTINDRGGIVTDIRVGGQTLSPANLSQGKLKGLIESAGYVDESGQTKGVYSDMLASLDKMAFEFVNWFNGQHEQGVTLDGQTGVSFFNPINEEKGAAKNITLSNEIIQSTNNIAAASQSAIDGDRKGDGSNALALANFRDSIRIQLTNDQTVSMKEYYQSLIGQMAVNGQQANRLKGNSETLQQAVEQRKQSTSSVSIDEEMSNMIQFQHAYNASARMVTVIDEMLDRIINGLGTGGR; encoded by the coding sequence ATGATTTCAACTTTTCATGGGCTACAGGTTGCAAAGCGAGGCATGAATGCGCAGCAGTCAGCGCTATACACAGTCGGGCAAAATATCGCCAATGCCAACACGCCAGGCTATACCCGTCAGCGCGTTACGTTTGAAGCGAGTACGCCTTACCCAACACCAGGAATGAACCGTCCAGGAGTGACAGGCCAACTTGGCACGGGGGTGGATGCCAAAACGATTGAGCGTGTGCGCGATCAGTTCCTTGATGTACAGTACAGAGGGGAAACGGTTAAGGTAGGTTATTGGGATGCTAAATCGGCAGCCATTGACAAAATGGAAGAAATTTTAAATGAGCCATCTGAAGACGGACTGTCGGCAACGTTTGATCAATTCTTCGAAGCGCTTCAAGACGTTGCCGCAAATCCATCAAATGCCGGTGCTCGATCTGTTGCACGTGAGAGGGCAAATGCGATTGCTGATACATTTACGTATCTGTCCACATCGCTGGAAGTTATTCAAGGTGATTTACAATCTGAAATTGACGTCACCGTCACGCAAATGAACTCGGTTCTTGAGCAAATCAATAACGTTAATAAACAAATTAATGACATTGAAGCGCACGGCTATTTGCCAAATGATTTATACGATGAGCGTGACCGCTTATTAGACGAGCTTTCACAGTTTGTAGAATTTGACGTACAGTACAATCAAACAAGCGGTAACAGTCTGCTCGTAGCTGAAGGAACCGTGACGGTTACGATGCAAACTGCAAACGGCCCTGTTACGTTAGTCAATGGTCAAACTCGCCAAGCTGCAGCGTTTACAATAAACGATAGGGGCGGAATCGTAACTGATATTCGTGTAGGTGGCCAAACACTTTCGCCAGCTAACCTTTCACAAGGTAAGCTTAAAGGATTGATTGAATCAGCAGGTTACGTAGATGAAAGTGGCCAAACTAAAGGCGTATACTCGGATATGCTGGCGTCTCTTGATAAAATGGCCTTTGAGTTTGTAAACTGGTTTAACGGCCAGCACGAACAGGGCGTAACGTTAGATGGCCAAACGGGTGTATCTTTCTTTAATCCAATTAACGAGGAAAAAGGCGCAGCGAAAAACATTACGCTATCAAATGAAATTATTCAAAGTACTAACAATATAGCGGCTGCTTCTCAATCAGCAATAGATGGAGACCGTAAAGGAGACGGAAGTAATGCGCTAGCGCTGGCTAACTTTCGTGATAGTATTCGTATTCAGCTTACTAACGATCAAACTGTATCCATGAAAGAATATTATCAATCTCTTATTGGACAAATGGCGGTTAACGGTCAGCAGGCAAACCGTCTAAAAGGAAACTCAGAAACGCTTCAACAAGCTGTGGAGCAGAGAAAACAATCAACAAGCTCCGTTTCAATTGACGAAGAAATGAGCAACATGATTCAGTTTCAGCACGCATACAATGCGAGTGCTCGCATGGTGACAGTAATTGATGAAATGTTAGATCGTATTATTAACGGATTGGGAACGGGTGGTAGATAA